One Drosophila virilis strain 15010-1051.87 chromosome 5, Dvir_AGI_RSII-ME, whole genome shotgun sequence DNA window includes the following coding sequences:
- the Vamp7 gene encoding vesicle-associated membrane protein 7, translating to MPILYSVIARGTTVLAKFAECVGNFAEVTEQIMGRIGVHNHKMTYTHGDYLIHYTCENKLIYMCITDNEFELPRAFLFLADIRQKFIQTYGLQVATAIAYAMNTEFSKILSQQMVYYSQSRDVETLSRVHGQVDELKDIMIKNIDSLRDRGEKLELLVNKTENLSNNSVAFRKASRNLARQMFWKNIRVYLVVGLVIIFIIYVIVSMACGGLAWQSCIQ from the exons ATGCCGATATTATATAGTGTTATAGCCCGTGGCACGACGGTGCTAGCCAAGTTTGCGGAATGTGTTGGCAATTTTGCCGAAGTAACGGAACAAATAATGGGCAGGATTGGCGTCCACAATCACAAAATGACCTACACACACGGCGACTATTTAATACATTACACTTGCGAAAATAAGCTGATCTACATGTGTATAACCGACAAC GAATTTGAACTTCCACGcgcttttctctttttggcGGACATAAGGCAGAAATTTATACAGACTTATGGCCTACAGGTTGCCACAGCAATTGCCTATGCAATGAACACGGAGTTCTCCAAAATTCTGTCCCAGCAAATGGTATACTATAGTCAATCGCGTGATGTGGAAACCTTGAGTCGTGTACATGGTCAGGTTGACGAACTGAAAGATATAATGATTAAGAATATTG ATAGTCTGCgcgatcggggcgagaaactGGAGCTGTTGGtcaataaaacagaaaacttaAGTAATAAT TCAGTTGCATTCCGCAAAGCGTCGCGCAATTTGGCACGTCAAATGTTTTGGAAAAATATTCGCGTCTACCTTGTCGTCGGCTTAGTgatcatatttattatttatgtaattgtAAGCATGGCCTGCGGTGGCCTTGCCTGGCAGTCGTGCATTCAATAG
- the Marc gene encoding mitochondrial amidoxime-reducing component 1: MDPKISLNGLGLSNKMLIGMGVSLAAAGGAGYLIYRHLHRDPMPMKWRRVGTLQQINVFPVKSCAPLVLGDQEEYECDVLGIGRGNVRDRKFMLLNDNNEMITARGYPHMLRIQPKAISNGLIFSAPGMSDLELDFSDLDTPAKDVHTSVWGVPLDAMLCGSRYDKWFSEYILKKDSGLKLVYYPYPVPVRATNPRLKKMPFIKQDDSGTFNDATSYMLMNLSSIDDLNTRLKRPVDPLQFRGNFELKMDVDEPYAEDHWQWIRIGNEAIFRVVAPCTRCILPNINVRTAERDIDGEPLKTLRSYRLFDYPSPAMGLHLGLRSPGNVKANDIVYVEDK; encoded by the exons ATGGATCCAAAAATATCAT TGAACGGCTTGGGGCTTTCCAACAAAATGTTGATCGGAATGGGCGTCAGCCTGGCTGCTGCAGGTGGCGCCGGCTATTTGATATATCGCCACCTGCACCGGGATCCAATGCCCATGAAATGGCGCCGTGTCGGCACGTTGCAGCAGATCAACGTGTTTCCAGTTAAATCTTGTGCTCCGCTGGTGCTCGGTGACCAGGAGGAGTATGAATGTGATGTGCTGGGCATAGGCAGGGGGAACGTGCGTGACCGTAAATTTATGTTACTTAATGATAATAACGAAATGATTACGGCAAGAGGTTATCCGCACATGCTTCGAATTCAACCCAAAGCGATCTCTAATGGCTTGATCTTCAGTGCACCGGGCATGTCCGATTTGGAATTGGACTTTTCAGATTTGGACACGCCCGCCAAGGACGTGCACACCTCAGTGTGGGGCGTCCCGTTAGATGCCATGTTGTGCGGCAGCCGCTACGACAAATGGTTCTCAGAGTACATACTCAAAAAGGATTCGGGCTTGAAGCTTGTGTATTACCCATACCCTGTACCAGTGCGCGCAACTAATCCCCGACTCAAGAAAATGCCTTTCATTAAGCAGGATGATTCA GGCACCTTCAATGATGCAACCAGCTATATGCTTATGAATTTATCGTCGATCGATGATCTTAACACGCGCCTGAAGCGCCCCGTTGACCCACTACAATTCCGCGGAaactttgaattaaaaatgGACGTTGATGAGCCCTACGCCGAAGACCACTGGCAATGGATACGCATCGGCAACGAGGCTATTTTTCGTGTAGTTGCACCTTGCACACGGTGCATTTTGCCGAACATCAATGTTCGAACGGCCGAGCGGGACATCGATGGAGAGCCGCTAAAAACACTTCGCAG CTATCGTTTGTTCGACTACCCCTCGCCAGCGATGGGATTACATTTGGGTCTCCGAAGTCCAGGAAATGTCAAGGCCAATGACATTGTTTATGTGGAagacaaataa
- the Lsm11 gene encoding U7 snRNA-associated Sm-like protein LSm11 produces the protein MSDTHLEAESNTPEELDVGSEQFNPLRALYAADFKVTERAPKVLYQNLAAFESALVKFGVWQLNKRQKSNDVPPKATNSKNPFSAVGEPSSERRFEPHQMPVEGVPKSKYQRNLFTHMAGAEGPLALLQKHLPTPEKLGQMRLRVYLRKEHTIGGRIDGELVAFDKQWNLLLKNAVEVWQRRKYKFGEQKICSTPASDECRNRLRQMGITVPEVHVKSLNRKNVQLRREIPQLMVRGENIALITFIDNSKE, from the coding sequence ATGAGCGACACACATTTAGAAGCGGAGAGCAACACGCCAGAGGAACTGGATGTGGGCAGCGAGCAATTTAATCCACTCCGTGCACTCTACGCCGCAGATTTCAAAGTCACAGAAAGGGCGCCAAAAGTTCTATATCAAAATCTAGCAGCTTTCGAAAGTGCTCTAGTAAAATTCGGCGTTTGGCAACTGAACAAGCGACAGAAAAGCAACGATGTGCCTCCAAAggcaacaaacagcaaaaatcCTTTTTCGGCGGTTGGGGAACCGTCGAGTGAACGACGTTTTGAGCCCCATCAAATGCCGGTTGAAGGTGTCCCCAAGTCGAAATACCAGCGCAATCTTTTCACACACATGGCAGGCGCCGAGGGGCCGTTGGCGTTGCtgcaaaaacatttgccaACACCGGAGAAGCTGGGTCAGATGCGTCTGCGGGTTTACTTGCGCAAAGAACACACTATTGGCGGCCGTATCGATGGGGAACTTGTGGCCTTTGATAAACAGTGGAACCTCCTGCTGAAAAACGCCGTTGAGGTCTGGCAGCGtcgcaaatataaatttggcGAGCAAAAGATTTGTAGCACACCTGCATCAGATGAATGCCGCAACCGACTACGGCAAATGGGAATCACAGTGCCCGAAGTGCATGTGAAAAGTCTAAACCGTAAAAACGTACAGCTACGCCGCGAAATACCCCAACTTATGGTTCGCGGCGAAAACATAgctttaattacatttattgATAATTCAAAAGAGTAA
- the LOC6627261 gene encoding uncharacterized protein, with product MLDGWYCRSLANQKPTSNRTEGEHLESDEEAHTKQSAAVSEAAPPTAATSSASTGTANGNIDYKERYRNLKRKLKFLIYENEYFQDLLHTNQRRLLKVSRDRSFLIDRLLLYEKPAKDSSDSDATDSSNSDVEPMTSSVALAQPAFDSTKEPVTMRRKHKEKGAANVTVPTTHTGAVGGATRGRRRKIPTGGSIQHQPAKKQLMATATVSPSVQHQLAAKGVTGTLSTAEITRQLQERRPTPIELMSPECASATVPVTMLSDESPSKIYPKDSLQHLMEDDSPSHVAAEECVPMVYTN from the exons ATGCTAGATGGGTGGTACTGTCGGTCTTTGGCTAATCAAAAGCCCACATCCAATAGGACAGAGGGGGAGCATCTCGAAAGTGATGAAGAGGCACATACAAAACAATCAGCAGCAGTTTCTGAAGCAGCGCCACCGACAGCTGCAACAAGCTCGGCATCGACTGGCACAGCCAATGGAAATATAGATTATAAGGAGCGCTACAGAAATTTGAagcgcaaattgaaatttctcaTCTAT GAAAACGAATATTTTCAGGACCTGCTACATACTAATCAACGACGCCTGCTGAAAGTGTCTcgtgaccgatcgttcctgatTGATCGCCTGTTGTTATACGAAAAGCCTGCCAAGGACTCTAGTGACAGTGATGCGACTGATAGCTCCAATTCTGACGTGGAACCTATGACCTCATCAGTAGCACTGGCGCAACCTGCCTTCGACTCGACTAAGGAACCTGTGACTATGCGGCGGAAGCATAAAGAAAAGGGAGCTGCAAATGTGACCGTTCCCACAACGCATACAGGTGCCGTAGGTGGGGCAACACGTGGACGCAGGCGCAAGATTCCGACCGGTGGCTCTATCCAACATCAGCCGGCTAAGAAGCAGCTAATGGCCACGGCAACGGTGTCGCCCTCAGTGCAACATCAGCTGGCTGCAAAGGGCGTCACTGGCACCTTGAGCACAGCAGAAATAACGCGCCAATTACAAGAACGTAGACCGACGCCCATAGAACTCATGAGTCCGGAATGCGCCTCCGCCACTGTTCCAGTTACAATGCTAAGCGATGAGAGCCCCTCTAAAAT CTATCCAAAGGACAGCTTGCAACACCTCATGGAGGACGACTCACCCTCGCATGTTGCGGCCGAGGAATGTGTGCCAATGGTATACACAAATTGA
- the LOC6627260 gene encoding tRNA pseudouridine(38/39) synthase isoform X1, with protein sequence MNKKVVINKRVKGLSREALDQLSKTELIDKIVQLEAYNFQLKNLLQKKLTESDKNNYEYTAVLRREDEQELKPKDSEKDTSGKKDKQRKFNWASAHKRHVLIKVMYFGWDYQGFACQEDSMDTIEAYLFRALIRTCLIESRATSNYHRCGRTDKEVSAFCQVISIDLRSKHAPDVQMEPEALSSEIDYCSLLNRVLPKNIQCVSWMPLRNPAYSARFDCISRTYRYYFPKGDLDIEAMRIACQSLVCHGDFRNFCKMDVHNGVTNYMRNLQGAAIKPCDNTDIQMHSNSGYAMYYLEIQGNAFLWHQIRCIMAVLLLVGQKHEQPCVISKLLDVVSNPCKPQYTPAIGLPLNLFRCEFRAHSTRQAIPPASSSAAIDDLDDDVDLAAQKPENVEATKSDLTDWVYSEENLQKLIENVQCEWTQFSVKCTMIRNVLVQLEDLLERNYKAQEIQSQAIMLQDAVKPRQYQPLLQRKRCESLENRIEHFVKKQRLLLTSDAGTETVLSKPDG encoded by the exons ATGAACAAGAAAGTTGTTATTAATAAACGCGTGAAGGGCTTGTCCCGTGAGGCGCTCGATCAGCTGAGCAAAACGGAATTAATTGACAAAATTGTGCAGCTAGAGGCGTACAATTTTCAGCTGAAAAACCTCTTACAAAAGAAACTGACCGAGAGCGACAAAAACAATTATGAGTACACAGCTGTACTGCGTAGGGAAGATGAGCAGGAATTAAAACCCAAGGACAGCGAGAAAGATACATCGGGAAAGAAAGACAAGCAACGTAAGTTTAATTGGGCCAG TGCACACAAGCGGCATGTGCTGATTAAGGTAATGTATTTCGGCTGGGATTACCAGGGCTTTGCGTGTCAGGAGGATTCAATGGATACGATTG aAGCGTATTTGTTTCGTGCTTTGATACGTACCTGCCTGATCGAATCCCGTGCTACTTCCAACTATCATCGATGCGGACGCACCGACAAGGAGGTGAGCGCCTTCTGCCAAGTGATATCCATTGATTTGCGCAGCAAGCATGCGCCGGATGTCCAAATGGAGCCTGAGGCGCTCAGCTCTGAAATTGATTACTGCAGTCTGCTGAATCGCGTGTTGCCCAAAAACATTCAGTGCGTCTCCTGGATGCCACTGCGAAATCCGGCATATAGCGCACGTTTCGACTGTATTTCACGCACTTACCGATACTACTTTCCCAAAGGGGATCTGGATATTGAGGCCATGCGCATTGCCTGCCAATCACTTGTGTGCCATGGCGATTTCAGGAATTTCTGTAAAATGGATGTCCACAATGGCGTTACGAATTACATGCGCAATTTACAGGGAGCAGCGATAAAGCCATGTGATAATACAGATATacaaatgcattcaaattCAG GCTACGCAATGTACTATTTGGAGATACAAGGCAATGCTTTCCTGTGGCACCAGATACGCTGCATCAtggctgtgctgctgctggttgggCAGAAGCATGAGCAGCCGTGCGTCATCAGTAAATTGCTAGATGTCGTCAGCAATCCTTGTAAGCCACAGTACACGCCAGCGATTGGCTTGCCATTGAACCTATTTCGCTGTGAATTTCGGGCACACTCCACACGTCAAGCAATTCCGCCAGCGTCATCCTCGGCTGCTATTGATGACCTTGATGATGACGTGGATCTCGCCGCGCAAAAGCCTGAAAACGTCGAGGCGACGAAAAGTGATCTAACCGATTGGGTTTACAGTGAGGAGAATCTACAAAAGCTCATCGAGAACGTGCAATGCGAGTGGACACAGTTCAGCGTCAAGTGCACCATGATACGCAACGTATTGGTGCAGCTGGAGGATCTCCTTGAGCGCAACTACAAGGCACAAGAGATCCAATCACAAGCAATAATGCTGCAGGATGCGGTCAAGCCGCGTCAGTATCAGCCACTTCTACAGCGCAAGCGATGTG AGAGCCTGGAAAATCGAATTGAGCATTTTGTGAAAAAGCAACGACTGCTTTTAACAAGCGATGCAGGAACGGAGACGGTTTTAAGTAAACCGGATGGTTAA
- the LOC6627260 gene encoding tRNA pseudouridine(38/39) synthase isoform X2, translated as MYFGWDYQGFACQEDSMDTIEAYLFRALIRTCLIESRATSNYHRCGRTDKEVSAFCQVISIDLRSKHAPDVQMEPEALSSEIDYCSLLNRVLPKNIQCVSWMPLRNPAYSARFDCISRTYRYYFPKGDLDIEAMRIACQSLVCHGDFRNFCKMDVHNGVTNYMRNLQGAAIKPCDNTDIQMHSNSGYAMYYLEIQGNAFLWHQIRCIMAVLLLVGQKHEQPCVISKLLDVVSNPCKPQYTPAIGLPLNLFRCEFRAHSTRQAIPPASSSAAIDDLDDDVDLAAQKPENVEATKSDLTDWVYSEENLQKLIENVQCEWTQFSVKCTMIRNVLVQLEDLLERNYKAQEIQSQAIMLQDAVKPRQYQPLLQRKRCESLENRIEHFVKKQRLLLTSDAGTETVLSKPDG; from the exons ATGTATTTCGGCTGGGATTACCAGGGCTTTGCGTGTCAGGAGGATTCAATGGATACGATTG aAGCGTATTTGTTTCGTGCTTTGATACGTACCTGCCTGATCGAATCCCGTGCTACTTCCAACTATCATCGATGCGGACGCACCGACAAGGAGGTGAGCGCCTTCTGCCAAGTGATATCCATTGATTTGCGCAGCAAGCATGCGCCGGATGTCCAAATGGAGCCTGAGGCGCTCAGCTCTGAAATTGATTACTGCAGTCTGCTGAATCGCGTGTTGCCCAAAAACATTCAGTGCGTCTCCTGGATGCCACTGCGAAATCCGGCATATAGCGCACGTTTCGACTGTATTTCACGCACTTACCGATACTACTTTCCCAAAGGGGATCTGGATATTGAGGCCATGCGCATTGCCTGCCAATCACTTGTGTGCCATGGCGATTTCAGGAATTTCTGTAAAATGGATGTCCACAATGGCGTTACGAATTACATGCGCAATTTACAGGGAGCAGCGATAAAGCCATGTGATAATACAGATATacaaatgcattcaaattCAG GCTACGCAATGTACTATTTGGAGATACAAGGCAATGCTTTCCTGTGGCACCAGATACGCTGCATCAtggctgtgctgctgctggttgggCAGAAGCATGAGCAGCCGTGCGTCATCAGTAAATTGCTAGATGTCGTCAGCAATCCTTGTAAGCCACAGTACACGCCAGCGATTGGCTTGCCATTGAACCTATTTCGCTGTGAATTTCGGGCACACTCCACACGTCAAGCAATTCCGCCAGCGTCATCCTCGGCTGCTATTGATGACCTTGATGATGACGTGGATCTCGCCGCGCAAAAGCCTGAAAACGTCGAGGCGACGAAAAGTGATCTAACCGATTGGGTTTACAGTGAGGAGAATCTACAAAAGCTCATCGAGAACGTGCAATGCGAGTGGACACAGTTCAGCGTCAAGTGCACCATGATACGCAACGTATTGGTGCAGCTGGAGGATCTCCTTGAGCGCAACTACAAGGCACAAGAGATCCAATCACAAGCAATAATGCTGCAGGATGCGGTCAAGCCGCGTCAGTATCAGCCACTTCTACAGCGCAAGCGATGTG AGAGCCTGGAAAATCGAATTGAGCATTTTGTGAAAAAGCAACGACTGCTTTTAACAAGCGATGCAGGAACGGAGACGGTTTTAAGTAAACCGGATGGTTAA
- the a gene encoding uncharacterized protein a isoform X3, with the protein MSMRLFTWGKRMSRKLDLLKRSESPAANTHKSHTDLRSLFHSPTHKANNGKPSATPTGAYQGTTLKKCKSGPIETIKQRHQQQHQHQQQQQQQQFQLQSAQDAASRGSQSAQSTPTHQYQPATRPQKALKNFFHRIGSTGMLNHRSHNLLKASEASQQATPSSQTLYRSSSTSQLSSCSYIKCDDPTEGLNLQRQHLQQQKQQQQQQQHSPRISSLKSSSCDDIAKVSSCLTASSSNGSAAGDNVGSLALQAGGGSNTASGGGQQDASRRGAFPYAFLRSRLSVLPEENGGSVLLKHQQQQREQFQRETSVNQTASATSQTQSPLPQRHSPEQQLVNVSRNDSISSKDWEPLYQRLSSCLSSNESGYDSDGGGGGVGGGGGTAGARLGNNLSISAGDTESIASGTLKRNSLISLSSSEGVGMGLGLGSGSSLRNSICSAPVSLGGYNYDYETETIRRRFRQLKLERKCQEDYIGLVLSPKMVVTNNNEQQYRYLIVELEPYGMAQKDGRLRLGDEIVNVNGKHLRGIQSFGEVQRLLSCFVENCIDLVIAHDEIATVTDFYTKIRIDGMSTQRQRLSYAQRTDSLNSLQSLQLQVEQEQEQVRDRTEERERDAAGLEDTCEDQCDARSLASVSTLPSPMPLMQHRRSSTPRHSLDVSAPEHELLRRRARSSSGQRSLALTPTPLFNNQSNNDTSFSTSVNNNNNDSYTPVYANRAASVCVGSSLADDEKWWLLARKRCSEGAALSSDTGIGGQQFGQRMHYARNSINLTNSHYRSLRFAHSRLSSSRLSLFMQTAPAAASNSLPDGNTTTTDNPTTSTTTTDLTNNTQHQQQKQQQQQQQPAQHHSLYIKHSPKNISLFAPNPFLNSCSTAPSSSSSAAAASLAPPTASLMHHRPSLPVAKLTIRDEEMAEVIRASMSSEGTGRCTQKTITFFKGPGLKSLGFSIVGGRDSPKGNMGIFVKTVFPSGQAADDGTLQAGDEIVEINGHSVQGMSHAETIGLFKNVREGTIALKILRRKLQKAKSMGT; encoded by the exons ATGTCCATGAGGT TGTTCACGTGGGGCAAGCGCATGAGTCGCAAACTGGATTTGCTAAAGCGCAGCGAGTCGCCTGCCGCCAACACACACAAGTCGCACACGGATCTGCGCAGCTTGTTTCACTCGCCAACGCACAAGGCTAACAATGGGAAGCCGTCAGCAACGCCTACTGGAGCTTATCAGGGCACTACGCTTAAAAAGTGCAAGTCGGGACCCATTGAAACGATCAAGCAgcgtcaccagcagcagcaccagcaccagcagcagcagcagcaacaacagttccAGCTGCAATCGGCACAGGATGCGGCAAGCAGGGGCAGCCAGAGCGCTCAGTCAACGCCCACACATCAGTATCAGCCAGCAACACGCCCACAAAAGGCGCTGAAGAACTTCTTTCATCGCATTGGCTCCACGGGCATGCTGAATCATCGCTCGCACAATCTGCTAAAGGCTTCCGAAGCGTCACAGCAGGCAACTCCAAGCAGCCAAACGCTGTATCGCAGCAGCTCGACCAGCCAGTTGTCTAGCTGCTCATACATCAAGTGCGACGATCCCACCGAGGGCCTAAATCTGCAGCGACAACATttacagcagcaaaagcagcagcagcagcagcagcagcactcgCCTCGCATATCTAGCCTCAAGTCCAGCAGTTGCGATGACATTGCCAAGGTGAGCAGCTGCCTgaccgccagcagcagcaatggcagcgcTGCCGGCGACAATGTGGGCTCCCTTGCCCTTCAAGCTGGCGGCGGAAGTAACACGGCCAGCGGCGGCGGTCAGCAGGATGCCAGCCGTCGTGGCGCCTTTCCTTATGCCTTTTTGCGTTCACGACTCTCGGTGCTACCCGAGGAGAACGGTGGCTCTGTGCTGCTcaagcatcagcaacaacaacgcgagCAATTCCAGCGCGAAACGTCCGTGAATCAGACTGCATCGGCTACGTCGCAGACACAATCGCCGTTGCCCCAGCGTCATTCgccggagcagcagctggtgaATGTGTCTCGCAACGACAGCATCTCATCCAAGGACTGGGAACCACTTTACCAAAGATTAAGTAGTTGTCTGAGTTCAAATGAGTCGGGCTATGACAGCgatggtggcggcggcggcgtcggtgGAGGCGGAGGCACAGCCGGTGCCCGCCTAGGCAATAATCTTAGCATCTCCGCCGGAGATACAGAATCTATTGCCTCAGGCACACTAAAGCGCAATTCGCTCATCTCGCTCAGCTCCTCCGAGGGCGTCGGcatgggcctgggcctgggctcGGGCTCCTCACTGCGCAACAGCATTTGCAGTGCACCCGTCTCGCTGGGCGGCTACAACTATGACTACGAAACGGAGACCATCAGGCGACGCTTCCGACAACTCAAACTGGAGCGTAAATGTCAAGAGGACTACATTGGGCTGGTGCTGTCACCCAAAATGGTCGtcaccaacaacaatgagCAGCAGTATCGATATCTGATTGTTGAGCTCGAGCCATACGGCATGGCACAAAA AGATGGTCGTCTGCGGCTGGGCGATGAGATTGTTAATGTGAACGGCAAGCATTTGCGTGGCATTCAGTCGTTTGGTGAGGTGCAACGTCTGCTCAGCTGCTTTGTGGAGAACTGCATTGATCTGGTCATAGCGCACGATGAGATTGCCACCGTCACAGATTTCTATACCAAAATACGCATTGATGGAATGAGCACACAGCGCCAGAGGCTCAGCTATGCACAGCGCACGGACAGCCTGAACAGTTTACAAAGCCTGCAGTTGCAGGTGGAACAGGAGCAGGAACAGGTTCGTGACCGGACAGAAGAACGCGAACGTGATGCGGCTGGACTGGAGGATACGTGCGAGGATCAGTGCGATGCGCGCTCCCTGGCCAGCGTCAGCACCCTGCCATCGCCTATGCCGCTGATGCAGCATCGTCGAAGCTCCACGCCGCGCCACTCGCTCGACGTGAGCGCACCAGAGCATGAGCTGTTGCGGCGCAGAGCGCGCAGCTCTTCAGGTCAGCGCAGCTTGGCTCTAACACCAACACCGCTCTTTAACAACCAATCAAACAATGACACCTCCTTCTCGACCTCtgttaacaataacaataacgaCTCATACACACCTGTGTATGCAAATCGAGCGGCCAGCGTCTGTGTGGGCTCTTCGCTGGCGGACGATGAGAAGTGGTGGCTACTGGCACGAAAGCGCTGCTCGGAAGGGGCTGCACTGTCCTCCGACACAGGCATCGGTGGCCAGCAGTTCGGCCAGCGAATGCATTATGCCCGCAATTCCATCAATCTAACCAATTCACATTATCGCTCGCTGAGATTCGCACATTCGCGACTCAGTTCGTCGCGACTTAGTTTGTTCATGCAGACGGCGCCGGCGGCAGCATCTAACAGTCTACCTGATGGCAATACAACAACCACAGACAACCCAACAaccagcacaacaacaactgatcTCACTAATAATAcgcaacaccagcaacaaaaacaacaacaacaacaacaacaaccagcacAACACCATTCATTATACATCAAGCACTCGccaaaaaacatttcattgTTTGCGCCTAATCCGTTTCTTAATTCCTGCTCCACTGCAccatcctcatcatcatcagcagcagcagcctcatTGGCACCTCCCACCGCATCACTAATGCACCATCGACCATCGCTGCCAGTGGCCAAGCTAACGATACGCGACGAGGAAATGGCCGAAGTCATACGCGCCTCAATGAGTAGTGAGG GCACTGGGCGCTGCACGCAGAAGACAATTACGTTTTTCAAGGGACCTGGCCTGAAGTCCTTGGGATTCAGCATTGTGGGCGGCCGAGACTCGCCCAAGGGCAACATGGGCATCTTTGTGAAAACAGTTTTCCCCTCGGGACAAGCTGCAGATGATGGCACGCTGCAAGCTG GCGATGAGATTGTGGAAATCAATGGCCATTCCGTGCAGGGCATGAGTCATGCCGAAACTATTGGACTTTTCAAAAATGTGCGCGAGGGCACAATTGCGCTTAAAATCTTGAGACGCAA ACTACAAAAGGCAAAGTCAATGGGCACATAA